The genomic interval ACGGGATATTCTCCGGATTCTCAGTATACCGTCACTGAACACAAGGGGAGATTACTTTCAACCCAATCTTGAGACTTTTGTAATCAAATGCTAACAAGCACTATCGAACTTTTTGTTGTAGTGGCCGTTGTCTAGGTTCCTTGGGTCTAAATCGTATTCCAGTAACAAGACTTCCTAGTGTCAAAAGTTTTTCTCGTAATAAAAAATACTGCAGGGTGGATTCTCCTACTGCTACGTTGCAACGCTTTTAGTAGAAGCTAGAAGCTCCTTAGGCTGGATAACTTTAATTTATAGCTAAACCAATTATGCACTGGAACTTGTCAGGCATTTGACATTTTAGACCCAGTTAACTTAACAGTTAGAAGATGTCTaaatttagttgtgaattccactTTAAGCGGTGCTAGATCACCTGGTTCTTCGCTGCACACacgtgagtgactcacaaggtcTGGTTCGTTGTGGTTGTGTGGCTCTGTAAACACAACTCCACGTGACTTGGGGCTTACCGGTAAGCTTCATTGTGAAAAAAATGACTGTGACAGGCTGAATGCAATGAACTCTCCGCATGTTCTTTATCTCCTCAACAATATTGCAGGCAAcggttgactgcaggtatttattaaaaagtagctacaaatatttcaaatgttTAAAGTCTAATCaacagtattgaaaaaccattCCCGTGGCTATTTCAAATAGCCCGGTATAACATTTATCTGTCATATGTGGGTGGATGGGAAGCAGGGGTGTGGGTGGATGGAGCAGGGGTGTGGTGGATGGGAGCAGGGTTGGGCTGGATGAGAGAGGGGTGTGGGTGGAGGAGGCAGGGGTGTGGGTGCATGGGAGCAGGGGTGTGGGTGGAGTGGAGAGGGGGTGTGGGGGATGGGAGCAGGGCTGATGGGTGGATTGGGAGCAGGGCTGTGGGTGGATGGGGAGCAAGGGTGGTGGGGGATGGGAGCAGGGATGTTGGGTGGAATGGGAGCCGGGTGTGGGTGGATGAGAGCAGGTGGTGTGGGATGGTAGTGTGGGAGGGCAGGGTGTGTGTAGGAGCATGTGATGGGAGCAGGGGTGTGGGTGGATGGGAGCAGGGTGTGGGTGGATGGGAGCAGGGTGTgggtgggaggggtggggggagagcaGGGGTTGGGTTGGAGTGAGCGAGgtgggagggggatgagtggggTGGTATGAGGCAGGGGTGTGGGTGGATGGATCAGGGGTGTGGTGGATGGAGCAAGGGTGTGGGTGGATGGGAGCGGTGTCTGGGTGATGGGTGCAAGGGGTGGTGGGACGGAATGGGTGCATGGGGGTGGGTGGATGAGAAGCAGGGTGTGGGTGGATGGAGCAGGGGTGTGGTGGAGTGGGAGCAGGGGTGCGGGTGGATGGGAGCAGGGGTGTGATGGTAGCAAGTGGGGTGAGAGAAGGGTGTGGGATGAGCAGGTGTGGAGGAGcaggtgtggtgtgagagaggggggatggacaGGGTGTGGGTGGATGAGAGAGGTGAGGTGTGGTGATGAGGGTGTGGGTGGATGGAGCAGGGTGTGTGGTGGCAGGTGAGAGCGGGTGTGTGGTGGAATGCGTGAGAGCAGCGGGATGGGGTGTGGACAGTGGGTGGAAGAGCAGGGTGGG from Salvelinus sp. IW2-2015 unplaced genomic scaffold, ASM291031v2 Un_scaffold1093, whole genome shotgun sequence carries:
- the LOC139024149 gene encoding uncharacterized protein; the encoded protein is MVVFGSVPVPIPIHPHPCSHPPTPLLPSTHTPAPPLSLHPTPALIHPTLSSSPHPCSHPPTPLLSIPTPCSIHHTPALITLHTHTLLSSPPHPLLSFHLIPTPVSPPLLSLPIPPLRLSTRLIPLAIPIPLTTPASHTHTRAPSSTHLPCFITSHPTLLFHPLSTPHPAALTHSTTHPLSPATTHPAPSTHTLITTPHLSHPPTPCPSPLSHTTPAPPHLLIPHPSLTPLATITPLLPSTRTPAPTPPHPCSIHPHPASHPPTPMHPFRPTTPCTHHPDTAPIHPHPCSIHHTPDPSTHTPASYHPTHPPPTSLTPTQPLLSPHPSHPHPAPIHPHPAPIHPHPCSHHMLLHTPCPPTLPSHTTCSHPPTPGSHSTQHPCSHPPPPLLPIHPQPCSQSTHQPCSHPPHPLSTPPTPLLPCTHTPASSTHTPLSSSPTLLPSTTPLLHPPTPLLPIHPHMTDKCYTGLFEIATGMVFQYC